CTGGAAAACCATTTCACGGTTTGTACCCGGTGCCGTTTCCTCTACGCCAAGGAACAGAACCTTAAAAAGGCCATTCACGCCGCCGGGGCCGAGCTACGCGCTTCGCCGGCTATGAAGGCGAGGCTAGCCAGCGATCCGCGGATCTTCGGCACGACCGCAGCCGCCGGAAAACAATGGACTCGGCGTCTTGCCGGAGAACATCCGCGCTTACGCGGCGCATTGGCCGCCGCGGTGTTACTAATGCTGCTAGTACCTACGGCCTTACGGACACAACGGGGCAGTGCGCCGATTTCGATCTTGGCAGTGCAGTCGTACCGTCAATTCTTGGATCGCGACAATTTGGCGATCAAAACTAAGGATCTCAGCATACTGAGACAAGCATTAACACATGCCGTCGGTGGCGATTTTCAACCCATGGCGTATGACTTTTCGATGATGCGGACGGTGCTCGTCGGCGGCACGATACAGGAGATTAGCGGCAGACCCGTGATGGTCACCCGATATGAGGGACCGGGTGGCACGATTCTGTGCTATACCTTTCTTGGCACCGAAGCCGATTCGCCGGCCATCGCCGCGATCTTTAACGACACAGAAAAGCAGATAAACTTCTATGCATTTTCCGTGGGAAGTATGAACGCAGTCCTACACCGCGAAGATAAAGTGATCTGCATTCTCGCGTCGGAAATGGCGATGGCCGAGCTCGTGGATTTGGCCCGATCCAAAGCCAAACCCCACAAACATCTCTAAGCCGTCTTCAGCCGCGAGTTATTTCTTTTTATAACTTTCCGGATCGAAGGACTCGCCGTTGAGCTTGAACTCACGGGTCACCGGCGTCGGATTGATAATTGTCTGCATGATGTAACAGCCGGCCTAGGCGTTGCGCATCAGCGCCGCTACCCGCTCCGCCGGCGCGCTGGAAAAGATCCCGCTGCGCAACTCGACGCCGACGCCGCCGGATTTAATCGTCTCGCGCAGCACCGAACCCTCGGCGCAGAAGCGAGTGGTGACGTAGATCTTCATCTTGTCGACTTTCACCTTCATCATTTCCCCGTACCCGGAAACTTGGGTGAGCAGTCAAAAGGCGACCGACAATGCAAAGTAGCCCATCGGCGTCGGCGCTGAGTTGTCACCGCCGATGCGTTGCTGCTCATCGCAGAATACGGTGAAACCGCGCACATGGCCTTCCTTGCGCATGCGCTCGATGGACTCGGCGTCCGCCTCGATGACGATATCGCGATTTACTTGCATCTCTTCAGTCATGATTTCTCCTTGTGCTCTGTTAACATTCTCATTGCTCGTTCTTGAGCCGCCGGTCGATGACAAACGGTCCGAAGGGCAGCAAGGCCGCGAAAAATATCATCGCGGTCCAGCGAACCGGCCAGCGCCGTTCGCCTTGGGCGACGAGCAAACAGACGCAGAACGCGACGAACAGCAGACCATGCAGCCAACCGACGAGCTTCACCGCCAACGGCATGCCGGCGAAATATTTTAACGGCATCGCCACGCCGAGCAACAGCAGAAACGACACCGCCTCAACCATTCCCGCCGCGCGCAACCGCCCCACCGCCGTCGTCAGCATCAGTGCGAACCGGCGCGGTTTAATTTTCGCACGGCAGCTCGGACTCGTTGCTCTCGACGAATTTTACCCGGCTGCTCCAATGTCCATGCACCGACGGTTTTCCCGGAGGTAAATCGTCGAGGGTGCCCGCCGGTACCAACGCGCGCGTGCAGTCGCGCGAGGCGTGCGGGATCGGACAATTACAGTTGCCGCAAATCTGCCGGGCAAAACTTTTCGCTTCGGGCAAGTCGAAGCGTTTGATCAAATTCTCCCCCGCGGTCCAGCGAAACTGCGCAATCGGCACGGCGATGTTGGTCGAGCGCACGCCGCCGGTAGCCTTGCGGCAGCGCGAGCAGTAACAGTGGCCAAAGCGCATGAACGGCGTGGTCACTTCATAGCGCACCGATTTACACAAACAGCTTCCCTTCAATGTTTGTTCCGCCATAATCCCCTCCTGGTCGAATTTAGTGAATTCGACGCATCTTAGTTTCGCGTGAAAACATTAGCAAGACGAAAATGCGGGCAATCGCCGGGCAAAGCTATTTTTCACCGGCGTCGATTCTGAGCTTGTGCAGCAGAATGTTTTTATCGGTGAGAATTTCGATTTCCGCGTAAGCATTGTCGCCGTCGGCGCGAACGCTGGCCAGAGCGTAATTGAGAAAACGATTGTTGTAATATTCGAACCGGCTAACATCGCCAGTGGCTTTGCCCATCGCCGCGGCCATCGGGCCGACGATCACTTCGCGCAAAGTCGCGTCGCCCGCCACGCGCACCACTGCGGCGTAATGGGCGTCAGCGGCAAGAAAGATCACGCCACCAATGGGCCCCTCCTTGATCGCGCTTAGCAGCGCCTCGCGGTCCTTCGGATATCCGCCCCATTTATCGGCGCTGGGACCGGAAAACGGCACCGAGGTGCAAACAAACTTAAAGCGCGCGGTGGAATTGCCAATCCCGTCCAGCAACCAGCGCATCTGCGTTGCGCCGAGAATTGTCCCAGCCTTATCATCGCGATATTGCCGGGTATCGAGAATAAACAGCTCGGCCAAACCGCCCCAGCGCGCCGAGCGATAAACCCGTTGCGCCTGCGCCAACTCCGGAGCGATCGGCCAATAATCGAAAAACGCCCTCCGGCCGAGCGGCGCCAAAACATTCGCCGTGCGCTCCGCCTCCGCCACTTCGTGGTTGTCCCAAGTGACATAGAGACCGGTTTCGCCAAACAACCGTTGCGTCGCTTCGTCTTTGCGGTTGTTCACATACTTTTGCCGGAACTGGGCAAGATCGCGCGCCGCGCCGTCGCGATCGGCGTAAATGGTGTCGCCGAGATGAAGAAAAAAATCCGGCTGCTTGGCGCGGATCGCATCCATGATCGCGAACGGCTGAAAGTTTTGCCGGGTATCGCCGCTGAAAGCGAAGCGGACATCGGCGAGCTGATCGGCGCGCGGCGCGCTGACGAATCGCGAGCTCGGGCCAACTTTTTTGTTCGCCACCGCCGCCCGGCAATAGTAAGTCGTGCCAGGCTCCAAACCGCTCAGCTGAACAACGCCCGTGTAATCGTTGTCAGCGACCACGCGGATCGATGCTGACCGCACCGCGCCCGTGAAAGAAGCGTCTTTGCCATACTCGACGGCAACTTCGCTCTCACTCTCGGCGCGCAGCCACACCAACGCACCGCTAGCGTTGACTTCGCCGATACAGCACGGCAACGACAAACCTGTGGCTTGAAGAGCATCGCCGACTGCGGCGCGCGCCGGAGAATTCCACGGCGCCAACGCCG
This genomic window from Deltaproteobacteria bacterium contains:
- a CDS encoding DUF3817 domain-containing protein, encoding MLTTAVGRLRAAGMVEAVSFLLLLGVAMPLKYFAGMPLAVKLVGWLHGLLFVAFCVCLLVAQGERRWPVRWTAMIFFAALLPFGPFVIDRRLKNEQ
- a CDS encoding aldehyde-activating protein; this translates as MAEQTLKGSCLCKSVRYEVTTPFMRFGHCYCSRCRKATGGVRSTNIAVPIAQFRWTAGENLIKRFDLPEAKSFARQICGNCNCPIPHASRDCTRALVPAGTLDDLPPGKPSVHGHWSSRVKFVESNESELPCEN
- a CDS encoding twin-arginine translocation signal domain-containing protein, translating into MKQKNRITRRKFLQAAGVTAASAALAPWNSPARAAVGDALQATGLSLPCCIGEVNASGALVWLRAESESEVAVEYGKDASFTGAVRSASIRVVADNDYTGVVQLSGLEPGTTYYCRAAVANKKVGPSSRFVSAPRADQLADVRFAFSGDTRQNFQPFAIMDAIRAKQPDFFLHLGDTIYADRDGAARDLAQFRQKYVNNRKDEATQRLFGETGLYVTWDNHEVAEAERTANVLAPLGRRAFFDYWPIAPELAQAQRVYRSARWGGLAELFILDTRQYRDDKAGTILGATQMRWLLDGIGNSTARFKFVCTSVPFSGPSADKWGGYPKDREALLSAIKEGPIGGVIFLAADAHYAAVVRVAGDATLREVIVGPMAAAMGKATGDVSRFEYYNNRFLNYALASVRADGDNAYAEIEILTDKNILLHKLRIDAGEK